One Trichomycterus rosablanca isolate fTriRos1 chromosome 12, fTriRos1.hap1, whole genome shotgun sequence DNA window includes the following coding sequences:
- the LOC134324457 gene encoding uncharacterized protein LOC134324457 has product MELYRGFHGKGAPDGVGGALKNLADRIVAYGTSIPDADTLFEQLAKNSSVTLYKVSEEDIKASNELVPTQLKSVRGTMKIHQLTSTKPGVISTREVSCFCEKDCQCFSPCVHTFSEREESPDNAESTIEVGQWVLVEYDAELFPGTVTQVNLIFCEKDCQCFSPCVHTFSEREESPDNAESTIEVGQWVLVEYDAELFPGTVTQIVDGQYEVDTMSCAGENRFFVPSIRFPGERVWYYRNDIRDIIPEPLPVTSSARHFCVLPEIWARHRKVTHQ; this is encoded by the exons ATGGAACTTTACAGAGGCTTCCATGGTAAAGGTGCACCAGACGGAGTAGGCGGTGCCTTAAAGAATCTGGCAGATCGAATTGTCGCCTATGGAACAAGCATTCCAGATGCAGACACACTCTTTGAGCAGCTGGCAAAGAATTCTTCTGTGACCCTCTATAAGGTATCAGAGGAAGACATTAAGGCAAGCAATGAATTGGTTCCTACACAATTGAAATCAGTTCGGGGGACAATGAAAATTCATCAA CTTACATCCACAAAACCTGGAGTCATCAGCACAAGGGAAGTGTCATGTTTTTGTGAGAAAGATTGCCAATGCTTTTCTCCATGTGTCCATACCTTCTCTGAAAGAGAGGAGAGCCCTGATAACGCTGAATCTACCATAGAGGTTGGACAGTGGGTCCTTGTTGAATATGATGCCGAGTTGTTCCCTGGCACAGTCACACAGGTgaatttaattttttgtgagaaagaTTGCCAATGCTTTTCTCCATGTGTCCATACCTTCTCTGAAAGAGAGGAGAGCCCTGATAACGCTGAATCTACCATAGAGGTTGGACAGTGGGTCCTTGTTGAATATGATGCCGAGTTGTTCCCTGGCACAGTCACACAG attGTTGATGGACAATACGAAGTGGACACTATGAGCTGCGCAGGAGAAAACCGCTTCTTTGTCCCGAGCATCCGATTTCCTGGAGAAAGGGTCTGGTACTACCGCAATGACATACGGGACATAATTCCGGAACCACTTCCTGTTACCTCTTCAGCAAGACACTTCTGTGTTTTGCCTGAAATATGGGCAAGACACAGAAAAGTTACACATCAGTGA